Proteins encoded in a region of the Methanobrevibacter millerae genome:
- a CDS encoding restriction endonuclease, producing the protein MEKPQLINFIAKVLEDSGFKVYKNFKTSQRVIDIYAVLPTTIGDFGVVMACNNYDKEFEVGIDVLKEMEDAAQSLKASKVAVVTSAYFDNQATNYALRRNIKLVDRDNLTELAKKYQDNSQQTTLDSDYSTGDVSYVEDEYPEYTYDASDMDYIMRRRDSNPTIYKNTLYPQVEEYNSHNSPFSFLNKRRNKKTNSLYPTNLYDYGYSSGPSLFDRLQPILSNPIAVIIVVVLISFLLSFLFGRVLKVNSGISGLIEMVVALALSYGLTFLYVDRSRFFITRGTVIFFISLIILIILTLLF; encoded by the coding sequence TTGGAAAAACCACAGTTGATTAATTTTATAGCTAAAGTATTGGAGGATTCTGGTTTTAAAGTATACAAGAACTTTAAGACATCACAACGAGTTATTGATATATATGCTGTATTGCCAACAACAATAGGGGATTTTGGTGTTGTCATGGCATGTAACAATTATGATAAAGAGTTTGAAGTTGGAATTGATGTATTAAAAGAGATGGAAGATGCAGCTCAAAGTCTTAAGGCTTCAAAGGTTGCCGTTGTTACATCTGCTTATTTTGATAATCAGGCTACTAATTATGCCCTAAGAAGAAATATCAAATTGGTTGATAGGGATAATTTAACAGAATTGGCCAAAAAATATCAGGACAATTCCCAACAAACCACTTTAGATAGTGATTATTCAACTGGTGATGTTTCATATGTTGAGGATGAATATCCTGAGTATACTTATGATGCTTCTGATATGGATTATATAATGCGCAGACGTGACAGTAATCCTACTATTTATAAAAATACATTATATCCTCAAGTTGAAGAGTATAATTCTCACAATTCACCTTTTTCATTTTTAAATAAGCGTAGAAATAAGAAGACCAATAGTCTTTATCCTACAAATTTATATGATTATGGTTATTCTTCAGGCCCATCATTATTTGATCGCCTGCAGCCAATTTTAAGCAATCCTATTGCTGTTATTATAGTTGTTGTGCTCATTTCATTTTTATTATCTTTCTTATTTGGAAGGGTATTGAAAGTTAATTCTGGTATAAGTGGCTTAATTGAGATGGTTGTGGCATTAGCTCTATCTTACGGTTTAACATTTCTTTATGTTGACAGATCAAGATTCTTTATCACCCGTGGTACTGTAATCTTCTTTATTTCACTTATAATATTGATTATTTTAACATTATTATTCTAA
- a CDS encoding oligosaccharide repeat unit polymerase family protein: MSFSPRKIDFFHPYIVPIAIIIFLIMGYIGSFNYRFKDPLNTQTIITIIFAAILFAIASFIVSKKFTIEKTKEINFLSEKIILILVIFALILQSLNMVLLGGIPLFNSVLKANATTNLWRIAYPLFLILINILLAKYYDRKYLLLVLLGALIFGLNGYRTSVIGILVSVFITMYYLGKISKKIGILFVAVIAAGGLAVGYIASQSIATQTWTLNPVELIFYRAAFTQEVFEKIIPLAGTTHGHILSMIFSSGSPRSFIGNYVLHYDVCLTSTMFGPVMLDFGYIGLTIQMLFMGAFLKIIHSIAKKGVGIGIYSIILTHTLIWIETGPTDIMIWFLYLLGAILIILELKKD, translated from the coding sequence ATGTCTTTCAGCCCTAGAAAAATAGATTTTTTCCATCCATATATTGTACCGATTGCAATAATAATTTTCTTGATAATGGGTTACATTGGATCTTTTAATTATAGGTTTAAAGACCCTTTGAACACACAAACCATAATAACAATAATTTTTGCGGCCATATTATTCGCAATTGCTAGTTTTATTGTTTCCAAAAAGTTTACAATAGAAAAAACTAAAGAAATCAATTTTCTATCAGAAAAGATTATACTGATATTAGTTATATTCGCATTGATATTGCAAAGCCTAAATATGGTATTATTAGGTGGAATACCATTATTTAATAGTGTATTAAAAGCAAATGCAACAACTAATCTTTGGAGAATAGCTTACCCATTATTTTTAATTTTAATTAACATATTACTTGCAAAATACTATGATAGAAAATATTTACTTTTAGTTTTGCTTGGAGCATTGATTTTCGGCCTTAACGGTTATAGAACCTCCGTTATAGGAATACTTGTCAGCGTATTCATTACAATGTATTATCTTGGAAAAATTTCTAAAAAGATTGGAATTCTATTCGTTGCAGTTATTGCTGCTGGAGGACTTGCTGTAGGATATATTGCATCACAGTCCATTGCCACACAAACCTGGACGTTAAACCCCGTTGAGTTAATATTTTACAGGGCGGCATTTACACAGGAAGTGTTTGAAAAAATCATTCCTCTTGCAGGAACAACCCATGGACATATATTATCAATGATATTTTCATCAGGAAGCCCAAGATCATTTATAGGAAACTATGTCCTTCACTATGACGTATGCCTAACCTCAACAATGTTCGGTCCGGTAATGCTTGATTTTGGTTATATCGGCCTTACAATCCAGATGTTGTTTATGGGAGCATTTTTAAAAATAATCCATTCAATTGCTAAAAAAGGAGTTGGAATCGGAATATACTCAATTATATTAACCCACACATTAATATGGATTGAAACCGGTCCGACAGACATAATGATTTGGTTTTTATATCTTTTAGGAGCAATACTGATTATATTAGAATTAAAAAAGGATTAA
- the cfbB gene encoding Ni-sirohydrochlorin a,c-diamide synthase yields the protein MRVILAGTGSAVGKTTIATGIMKALSEKYNVQPFKVGPDYIDPSYHTLATGNTSRNLDSFFMHDGQVRDSFNKAMKDKDIAVIEGVRGLYEGIDSINDIGSTASIAKSLKAPVILIINSRSLVKSAAALVLGFKALDPEINIAGVILNKVKNKAHYEKTKKSIEEITNTEVIGGIIRDDNISIEQRHLGLVPARERENSLKFIDIWCETIKNSIDLDRLVEIAKTAPKINSDLEPIWNNLNKQKVKIGVAYDEVFNFYYKENIESLEVNGAKIEYFSPLSDENLPDIDGLYIGGGYPELFSKELSNNQSMLKDIKNFHLDNRPIFAECGGLMYLMKSIHEDAVVNVYPYKSILTERVQALKYTIAEVQKDNIISKKGEVFHGHEFHYSKVIVDTPKNEFAFKITRGKGSYNLQDGFMEKNTLASYVHTHVAAMPNFGGNLCLSALEK from the coding sequence ATGAGAGTTATTTTAGCAGGAACAGGTAGTGCAGTTGGAAAGACTACAATTGCAACAGGAATCATGAAAGCATTATCTGAAAAATATAATGTGCAGCCGTTCAAAGTAGGTCCGGACTATATCGACCCATCATACCACACTTTAGCAACTGGAAATACTTCCAGGAACTTAGATTCATTCTTTATGCATGACGGACAGGTCAGGGACTCATTCAATAAGGCGATGAAAGATAAGGACATTGCAGTTATTGAAGGAGTCAGAGGCCTTTATGAAGGAATTGACTCAATAAATGATATTGGAAGCACCGCTTCAATAGCCAAATCCCTAAAAGCTCCAGTTATTTTAATAATTAATTCCAGAAGTTTAGTTAAAAGTGCTGCTGCATTGGTATTGGGCTTTAAGGCATTAGATCCTGAAATTAACATTGCAGGAGTTATTTTAAATAAAGTTAAAAACAAGGCACACTACGAAAAAACCAAAAAATCAATTGAAGAGATTACGAATACCGAAGTTATCGGAGGAATCATACGCGATGACAATATTTCAATAGAACAAAGACATTTAGGCCTAGTTCCTGCACGTGAGAGAGAAAACTCATTGAAATTCATTGATATATGGTGTGAAACAATTAAAAATTCGATTGATTTAGATAGATTGGTTGAAATTGCCAAAACTGCTCCTAAGATTAACTCTGATTTGGAACCTATTTGGAATAATCTAAACAAGCAAAAAGTAAAAATTGGAGTTGCATACGATGAAGTTTTCAATTTTTATTATAAGGAAAATATTGAATCATTGGAAGTAAATGGGGCTAAAATTGAATATTTCTCGCCATTAAGTGATGAAAACCTACCGGATATTGATGGACTATACATTGGAGGAGGATATCCCGAACTGTTTTCAAAAGAGCTATCAAATAATCAAAGTATGCTTAAAGATATCAAGAACTTCCACCTAGACAACCGCCCTATCTTTGCCGAATGTGGTGGTTTAATGTATCTTATGAAATCAATACATGAAGATGCAGTAGTAAATGTATATCCTTACAAGTCAATATTAACAGAACGTGTACAGGCATTGAAATATACTATTGCAGAAGTTCAAAAAGACAACATAATATCTAAAAAAGGAGAAGTATTCCATGGACATGAATTCCACTACTCAAAAGTTATTGTAGACACACCAAAAAATGAATTTGCATTCAAAATAACTCGAGGAAAAGGTTCATACAATTTACAAGACGGATTTATGGAAAAAAATACATTGGCCAGCTACGTGCATACACATGTAGCCGCTATGCCTAACTTTGGAGGAAACTTATGTCTTTCAGCCCTAGAAAAATAG
- a CDS encoding C1 family peptidase — protein sequence MININKSIVFSLILLILLTVSAVSAEENITDFTTEGNLLKVDSSNDNFNDLNNEINGSLNELKLTHDYVYDEGNDINFTDGINVSKSNFLLDGNGYSIDGNGKARIFNIIGNNVTLKNLIIKNALNGAVSFVQPNAEYYLDNVTIQNSSSKYASGGIELNATNLVVNNSKFISNTGTKSSDIFFNEKCNVIVLNSTFEGGIESKWSHIYFSGGALIVDSSTFANSRSSYANAIYGEDGRVTVRNTKFRNLTVLNSAGAIGVKYAVNLTVEDCEFTNITSGKDGGVIFADIDQGYVTITNSKFHGCFAAFGSAVMQLRAELNIINSTFEDNIAMYDGGVLWTSYADVSIENSTFKRNNVVKEDLEIGGVLYFDKGDILIKGSTFIDNHGSNKGDAVFTYDSKLTLQNNTFKDNGNALYSVFSTQDIAEDNKFNNDLVSVNNTFYATIVVNDGIELTLINNTPYKFDTLPDKFNLKDYGLVGPVRDQGNMGACWTFATSGALESALLKATGKLYNFSQDNIQNTMLQYSIYGVDGILEGAQQSTGVGYLVNWYGPYPTDLDRYDELGKVSTHINMANESIHVQDVVFFPARQNATDNYIFKKALMDYGAFLVAIYAGENSKYYNETSAARYYNGTKGINHAVTLVGWDDNYPASNFLNPPSGDGAWIIKNSWGTEWGDEGYFYLSYYDTSFNTQNPQQYPYYAAYLFNNTVPYNKNYQADAGQLNNFVDQYKYFSNTYTALEDDLIAAVGTYFDSEGVDYEFDIYVNGVLKHTQNGVSPFAGYHTIKLTQYIPISANDTFKVVFKNSSLPFESNSRHHHKENVSFGSVDGVNWEDLAKDNVTAILKVYTIPMESVIIQAEDIVMYYKNGTRFEVKLFDSQGNPFANENITLSINGVSYNRTTDENGSASIAINLNPGNYTCSVSYIGRENYTNSTVENTITVLSTIRGNDLVKIFRNESQYYATFLDGQGNPLAEGTNVTFNINGVFYTRQVNGSEGKAKLNINLEAGKYVITAYHPFNNQTHSNNITVLSRVIDNDDLVKYYRNGSQYVVTILGADGKVVGAGENVTFNINGVMYTRQTNESGQAKLNINLGPGNYTITAMYNDCRVSNNIEVLPVLFAEDLVKKYGISDQFKALLVDGQGNPFPNQNITFNINGVFYQRTTNDEGYAALNIRLGSPNDSYIITSSFNGTNISNKITIVD from the coding sequence ATGATTAACATAAATAAATCAATTGTTTTCAGTTTGATATTGCTGATATTATTAACAGTGTCAGCGGTTTCGGCTGAAGAAAATATAACAGATTTTACAACTGAGGGAAATCTGTTAAAAGTAGATTCATCAAATGATAACTTCAATGATTTAAATAATGAGATAAATGGAAGTCTAAATGAATTAAAACTTACTCATGACTATGTCTACGATGAAGGCAATGACATCAATTTCACAGATGGAATTAATGTCTCCAAAAGCAACTTCCTTTTGGACGGTAACGGATATAGTATTGACGGAAACGGAAAAGCAAGAATATTTAATATAATTGGGAACAATGTCACTCTAAAAAATTTGATAATCAAAAATGCATTAAATGGTGCTGTGTCTTTCGTTCAGCCAAATGCAGAGTATTATCTGGACAATGTCACCATTCAAAACTCATCCTCCAAATATGCTTCTGGTGGAATTGAACTAAATGCTACTAATTTGGTTGTAAACAATTCAAAATTTATTTCAAATACTGGTACTAAGAGTTCAGACATTTTTTTCAACGAAAAATGTAATGTAATTGTTCTAAATTCCACTTTTGAAGGTGGAATCGAGTCAAAATGGTCACATATTTATTTTTCTGGCGGAGCATTGATTGTTGACAGTTCTACTTTTGCAAATTCACGTTCAAGCTATGCCAATGCAATTTATGGTGAAGATGGTAGGGTGACTGTACGTAACACTAAATTCAGGAATCTTACTGTTTTGAATAGTGCTGGTGCAATTGGCGTTAAATATGCGGTTAATTTAACTGTTGAGGATTGTGAATTTACAAATATCACTTCAGGTAAGGATGGTGGGGTGATTTTTGCTGATATTGATCAGGGTTATGTGACAATCACCAACTCAAAATTCCATGGTTGTTTTGCGGCATTTGGAAGTGCCGTAATGCAGCTTAGAGCTGAGTTAAATATCATCAACTCAACTTTCGAAGATAATATTGCAATGTATGATGGTGGAGTATTATGGACATCATATGCTGATGTATCCATTGAAAATTCCACATTCAAGAGAAATAATGTTGTTAAAGAAGATTTGGAAATTGGGGGAGTATTGTACTTTGATAAAGGAGACATATTAATCAAGGGTTCAACTTTCATTGACAATCACGGATCAAACAAAGGGGATGCGGTATTCACCTATGATTCCAAACTCACATTACAAAACAACACCTTTAAGGATAACGGAAATGCCCTATACTCAGTATTCTCAACACAAGACATTGCCGAAGACAATAAATTCAATAATGATTTAGTTTCTGTTAACAACACATTTTATGCAACAATTGTGGTAAACGACGGAATAGAATTAACACTGATTAATAACACTCCTTATAAATTTGACACCTTACCTGATAAATTCAATTTAAAGGATTATGGATTAGTGGGTCCTGTCAGAGACCAGGGTAATATGGGTGCATGCTGGACATTTGCAACATCCGGTGCTTTAGAATCAGCATTGCTTAAAGCAACCGGAAAATTATATAATTTTTCACAGGACAATATTCAAAATACAATGCTTCAATATTCAATTTATGGAGTTGATGGAATTTTAGAAGGTGCACAACAATCCACAGGTGTCGGATATCTTGTAAACTGGTACGGTCCATATCCAACCGATCTGGATAGATATGATGAGCTTGGAAAAGTATCCACCCATATCAACATGGCAAATGAAAGTATACATGTTCAGGACGTAGTGTTCTTCCCGGCTCGTCAAAATGCAACAGACAATTATATCTTTAAAAAAGCATTAATGGACTACGGAGCATTTCTAGTGGCAATTTATGCAGGTGAGAATTCAAAATATTATAACGAAACATCTGCTGCACGTTATTACAATGGAACTAAAGGTATAAATCATGCGGTAACCCTTGTTGGTTGGGATGATAATTATCCTGCAAGTAATTTCCTAAATCCGCCTTCTGGTGATGGTGCATGGATTATTAAAAACAGCTGGGGTACAGAGTGGGGAGATGAAGGCTATTTCTACCTATCATATTATGATACCTCATTCAATACTCAAAACCCTCAGCAGTATCCATACTATGCGGCTTACTTATTTAACAACACTGTTCCATACAATAAGAATTATCAAGCAGATGCGGGACAGTTAAATAACTTTGTAGATCAATACAAGTACTTCTCAAATACCTACACTGCTCTTGAAGATGATTTAATTGCAGCCGTGGGTACTTACTTTGATAGTGAGGGAGTTGATTATGAATTTGATATTTATGTTAATGGAGTGTTAAAACACACACAAAATGGCGTAAGCCCATTTGCAGGTTATCATACCATCAAATTAACACAATACATTCCAATTTCAGCAAATGATACTTTTAAAGTTGTATTCAAAAATAGTTCTCTACCTTTCGAATCTAATTCAAGACATCATCATAAGGAAAACGTTTCATTTGGAAGTGTGGATGGTGTCAATTGGGAGGACCTTGCTAAAGATAATGTAACAGCAATATTGAAAGTGTACACCATTCCCATGGAAAGTGTCATTATTCAAGCTGAAGACATTGTGATGTATTATAAAAACGGCACAAGATTTGAAGTAAAATTATTCGATAGCCAAGGCAATCCATTTGCAAATGAAAATATAACTCTTTCTATTAACGGTGTTTCTTATAATAGAACAACCGATGAAAACGGTAGTGCTTCAATTGCCATTAATTTAAACCCTGGCAATTATACATGTTCTGTATCTTATATTGGCAGAGAAAATTATACTAATTCCACTGTTGAAAACACAATAACTGTTTTATCTACTATTCGTGGTAATGACTTGGTAAAAATATTCAGAAATGAATCTCAATACTATGCCACTTTCCTTGATGGCCAAGGCAATCCTTTAGCTGAAGGAACAAATGTCACATTCAACATCAATGGCGTATTCTACACTCGCCAAGTAAATGGCAGTGAAGGAAAAGCTAAATTAAACATTAATTTAGAAGCTGGAAAATATGTCATTACTGCTTATCATCCATTTAATAATCAGACACATTCAAACAACATTACTGTATTATCTAGGGTAATCGATAATGATGATTTAGTAAAATACTACAGAAACGGTTCCCAATATGTTGTTACTATTTTAGGTGCTGACGGTAAAGTGGTAGGTGCTGGTGAAAACGTCACATTCAACATCAATGGTGTAATGTACACTCGCCAAACCAATGAATCAGGTCAGGCTAAATTAAACATTAATTTAGGTCCTGGAAACTACACGATAACAGCAATGTACAATGACTGTAGAGTATCTAATAACATTGAAGTATTGCCTGTCCTGTTTGCTGAAGACTTAGTTAAAAAATATGGTATTTCCGATCAATTCAAAGCATTATTAGTTGATGGTCAAGGAAATCCTTTCCCTAATCAAAATATTACTTTCAACATTAACGGAGTATTCTATCAAAGAACCACAAATGATGAAGGTTATGCTGCATTGAATATTAGATTAGGATCACCTAATGATTCATATATCATTACTTCAAGTTTCAATGGAACTAACATATCAAACAAAATTACTATTGTAGATTAA
- a CDS encoding threonine--tRNA ligase yields the protein MRILLIHSDYLNYNVKKKTPVAEEIEEAKHNGSFDDSLVVFTAVEKEDEDNPQGIVKNLVKEVLKTNEQVKAENIVLYPYAHLSSSLSSPKVAVEILKDAEEALLAEDLNVQRVPFGWYKAFEISCKGHPLSELSRTITADSEEEKIERKPSKWQILEGNEITEIEDFKFDNKAFKQLVDYELGQGASDEGEPPHVKLMREKEICDYEPASDVGNLRWYPKGKLIRDLLDDYVYDLVVDRGAMPVETPIFYDLDNQAIYEHAYKFGERQYRTDTKKNLMLRFAACFGAFRLMSDSFLTWKNLPAKIFELTHYSFRYEKKGEVVGLKRLRAFTMPDFHSFCADVPSSLEEFAAQTDMCLQTGKDLNLDFEVIFRATQDFFDENKEWMYEIASKFNKPILLEVLPERHHYWVCKIDLANIDYLGRPIENPTVQIDVESGKRFDVEYLGEDGKQHNPTILHCSPTGSIERVLCAMLEKTAIELNEKSPMLPTWLSPIQARIITVGEAHEEFAEEIYEKINASNIRVDIDDRDESVGKKIRNASKEWIPYIFVIGDKEVESGKFQVTVRETGEKVDMDVDELISEISDKNKGMPFRRLPLPKDISKRINFQ from the coding sequence ATGAGAATACTATTAATTCATTCTGATTATTTAAATTATAATGTAAAAAAGAAAACACCTGTGGCTGAAGAAATCGAAGAAGCCAAACATAACGGTTCTTTTGATGATTCTTTAGTAGTATTCACAGCTGTTGAAAAAGAAGACGAAGATAATCCTCAAGGAATTGTTAAAAACTTAGTCAAAGAAGTTTTAAAAACTAATGAACAAGTTAAAGCAGAAAATATTGTTTTATATCCATATGCTCATTTATCTTCTTCATTAAGCTCACCAAAAGTGGCAGTTGAGATTTTAAAAGATGCTGAAGAAGCACTTCTGGCTGAAGATTTAAATGTTCAAAGAGTACCGTTCGGATGGTATAAGGCATTTGAAATATCCTGTAAAGGTCACCCATTAAGTGAACTTTCAAGAACTATCACTGCAGATTCAGAAGAAGAAAAAATAGAAAGAAAACCTTCTAAATGGCAAATTCTTGAAGGAAATGAAATAACTGAAATTGAAGATTTTAAATTTGACAATAAGGCCTTCAAACAGCTTGTCGATTATGAATTAGGTCAAGGTGCATCTGATGAAGGAGAACCTCCTCATGTCAAATTAATGAGAGAAAAAGAAATCTGTGATTATGAACCTGCATCCGATGTAGGTAACCTCCGCTGGTATCCAAAAGGAAAATTAATCAGAGATTTATTAGATGATTATGTTTATGATTTGGTAGTTGATCGTGGCGCAATGCCTGTTGAAACTCCAATCTTTTATGATTTGGACAACCAGGCAATTTACGAACATGCCTACAAATTCGGTGAAAGACAATACAGAACTGACACCAAAAAGAATTTAATGTTAAGATTTGCAGCATGTTTCGGTGCATTCAGATTAATGAGCGATTCATTCTTAACCTGGAAAAATTTACCAGCTAAAATCTTTGAATTAACACATTACAGTTTCAGATATGAGAAAAAAGGTGAAGTTGTAGGTCTTAAAAGATTAAGAGCATTCACCATGCCTGATTTCCACTCTTTCTGTGCTGATGTACCATCATCCTTGGAAGAGTTTGCAGCCCAAACTGACATGTGTCTACAGACTGGTAAAGACTTGAACCTAGACTTTGAAGTAATCTTCAGAGCAACCCAGGACTTCTTTGATGAAAATAAGGAATGGATGTATGAAATCGCATCTAAATTCAACAAACCAATTCTTTTAGAAGTATTGCCTGAAAGACATCATTACTGGGTTTGTAAAATCGATTTAGCAAATATTGACTACTTAGGTCGTCCGATTGAAAACCCTACAGTTCAAATCGATGTTGAAAGTGGAAAAAGATTTGATGTTGAATACTTAGGTGAAGACGGCAAACAGCACAACCCAACAATCTTGCACTGTTCACCTACAGGAAGTATTGAAAGAGTCTTATGTGCAATGCTTGAAAAGACAGCTATTGAGTTAAATGAAAAATCTCCAATGTTGCCAACCTGGTTAAGCCCGATTCAAGCAAGAATAATAACTGTTGGAGAAGCACATGAAGAGTTTGCAGAAGAAATTTACGAAAAAATCAATGCTTCAAACATCCGTGTAGATATTGATGACCGTGACGAAAGTGTCGGTAAAAAAATCAGAAACGCATCCAAAGAATGGATACCTTATATATTTGTTATCGGTGATAAGGAAGTTGAATCCGGTAAATTCCAGGTTACTGTTCGTGAAACCGGAGAAAAAGTGGACATGGATGTTGATGAATTAATATCTGAAATTTCAGACAAAAATAAAGGAATGCCTTTCAGAAGATTACCTTTACCAAAGGATATCTCAAAACGCATTAACTTCCAATAA